The genomic stretch TGGCTCAGCCATGGCCCCGAAGATCAGCCTCCGCCGGGGTCCGGCGATCTGCTGCATGTCTGCGGCCACCTGCACCCTGTGGCGCTGATCGGTGACCGCAGCGACCGATTGCGCCTGCCCTGCTTCAGCTACGACGCCGAACGCGGGCGGCTGGTGCTGCCCTCCTTCGGGCAACTCACCGGCGGACACCCCTGCGATCCCCGCGAGCAGGTCTGGCTGGTGGCTGACGGGGCGATCGTGCCCTGGCAGGACCTCAGCCCTCGGCCGCCAGCGCGCGCACGACGTCGCCGCGGGTGAGCACCCCCACCACCGTCTCGCCGTCACGCACGAACAGCCGCTGGGTGGAGCGGTCGTGCAGCAGCTTGGCGGCGGCCGCCAGCGACACGTCGGAGCTGCAGCTGTGGGGATGGCGGCTCATCACATCGCCCACCGTGTTGCCGAGCACCTGGTGCACCTGCTTGTCCCAGTCGAGTGGGTTGCGCAGGTAGATGACGGCATCGAGCAGCATCACGTAGGGGCCTGCATCGAAGCCGCTCTCCCGCACCATCAGATCCTGCTCGCTCAGTTCAGCGATCAGCGCCCCCTCCTCATCCAGCACGGGGAGGCCGCTGATGTGATGGTCACTCATCAGCTTCACCGCCTCCTGCAGCGGCGTGGTCGGAGTCACCGACAGGACGGGTGTGGACATCACGTCGGCCACCCGTACGGTTCCTGGGGTGTCGGGGGTCATCGGTGCAGAGCGTCTGCAAGGGTTCTAGGCCAGCGTGGGGGCCCGCCAAGGCTCCGCTGCGATGACCCCTTCCGCCTCTGAATCGTCTGGAGGGCGGTCTGCCGTGCCACGGGCTCGCCGCCTGGCCGACGCCCTCACCGTGGCCCGGGCCTTCCTGGGGCTGCCCCTGCTTCTGGCTCTCGGCGCCGGTCAGGCCGGGCTTGGCTGGGCGCTGCTGCTGCTGGCCGGCTTCAGCGACTGGGCCGACGGCTGGCTGGCCCGACGCTCGGGCGGCGGCTCGGTCTGGGGGGCACGGCTCGACCCGCTCACCGACAAGATCCTGATCAGCGCCCCTCTGCTCTGGCTGGCGCGGGAGGGGACCCTGCCCCTCTGGGCTGTCTGGCTGCTGCTGGCCAGGGAGCTGCTGATCTCCGGCTGGCGGGCCGGCCAGGCCAGCGGCGCTCCGGCCTCAGCCGCCGGCAAGGCGAAGACCGTGCTCCAGTTCACGGCCCTGCTGCTGCTGCTCTGGCCGCTCACCTGGCCCCTGGCCAGCGGCCTGCGCAGCCTGGGCTGGTGGCTGTTCTGGCCCTCGCTGCTGCTGGCGCTCAGTTCGGGCGCCAGCTATCTGCGGGCGGGCCTCAGCCGGCCAGCAGGGCCTGATCGGAGCTGAAGTCGGGGGTGGTGGCCCCGCGCAGGGCGTAATCGTTGCTGTAGCTGTCGGCCAGGCCGGCGTCGAGATCGAAGGCGGGCGACCAGGCCAGCTCCCGCTGCACCCTGTGGATGTCGGTGAGGAAATGGGCCAGACGCAGGGGAAAGGCCTTGCGGGCTTTCTTGTCGAGCCCGGAGGGATCGAAACTGCGGATCTCCACGGCCTCAGGTTCGACACCGCAGGCCCTTGCCGCCGCGGCCACCAGGCCACGGAAGGTGACGCCCTTGGCTCCACTGCAGTTGTAGATGCGGTTGGCCGCGGCCTCCACATCCAGGCAGCGGGCCATCGCCGTGGCCAGGTCACTGACATGGCCCAACTGGGTGATCGTGGTTCCATCGCCCGGCAGGGGCACGGGCCGGCCATGCACGATCCGGTCGAAGAACCAGCTCTCCACCGGGTTGTAGTTGCCGGGTCCGTAGATGTACGTGGGACGGAAGCTGGTGAAGGGAATCGCCTGCTGCCGCAGCCAGGATTCGGTGTCCAGCTTGCCGGCGTGGCGGCTGGCGGGGTCGGTGGCGGCGTTCTCATCCAGGGGCCAGAGCTCGCTGTCGGCGTAGACCCCGGCGGAACTCACATACACGAAGCGGTGGCTGGGCGCTCCCGTGCGCTCCACCACCGCCTGGCTGTCGGCTCCACTGCGGCCGCTGGAATCGATGATCACATCGAAGGCGCGACCGCGCAGCGGCTCCAGGGCGGCGGGGTCGCTGCGGTCGCCCGAGAGATGCTCCACGCCCTCGGGCAGGGGCTGGCGGCCGCGGGTGAAGAGGGTGAGCTCGTGCCCGGCGGCAAGCAGCTGAGCCACCAGGGGCTTGCCGATGAAACGGGTTCCACCCATCACCAGGATCTGCACGGCCATTCAGCGGAGAGGGCGCCATTCAAGCGGCCGGGGCGGCGGCCGCTGCGATGCTGCGCAGCAGGATCGCCCGTCCGACCATGCCCCGCTGGACCGAGCTGCTGCGCTCCGTGAACAACCTCAAGCTGCTGGCGGCCATCGGTCGCAGCGGCGGCGATCTGCACTCGGTGGCCGATCTCGTCGACAACATGCTCGAAAGCCCGCAGATGGACGCCTGCGTGCGCCGTTTCCGCTCCGTGCCGGGCGGTGCCGAGATGATGGATCAGCGCTACCCGCCCCTGCAGCCGGACATCGAGCGCATGATCCAGATGCCGGCAGGCAGCCTCGGCCACGGATACGGCCAGCTGATCCGCGAGCTCAACTATGACCCCGACTTCTTCCGGCCCCGCCCGATCGACACCGAGGCGCGCTGGCTGACCCAGCGGATCGCCACCACCCACGACATTCACCACGTGGTGACGGGTTTCGGCACAGGGACCGTGGGCGAGAACGGTGTGCTGATGATCACCGCCAACCAGATCGGCTTCCCCGCCTACGTGCTGCTCAACAGCGCCGCCCAGCTGAGCAGCTTCCGCCAGCAGAGCACGCAACGCCCCGTTCAGCTCGACTTCGAGCAACTCAGCGCGGCCCTGGCCCAGGCGATGGCCATCGCCTGGGCCAGGGCCTCCTGTCTGGCGGCGGTGCGCTGGGAGGAGGGCTGGGAGCGTCCGGTTCAGAGCTGGCGTGAGGAGCTGGGAATCCTCGAGCCCGCCGATGACGCTCCCTATGGACTGACGCTCCTCGCACCGGCGTTGTGAGCGGAAGTCAGCCACGCCTGCCGCCCCACTGGACCGCACAGACCGCCAGCCTCTGTGAGAGCGGTGGTCATCGTCATTTCCGCCTGCTGGGACTGCGGGGGCACGGCCGTGGGCGGGCGATCGAGCTCTCGGCCCTGCTGGATCCATCGTTTCGGCTGGTGGTGCCGTTGCAGCGGCTGCGCGACCGCCGGCACTGGCTTCCGGGCTGGCAGAGGCTGCCACCATCCGAGCCTGAGCCGGAGACGATCCCGGACAGCGGCCAGGGAAGATGGGACACGCCCCAGCGCCAGTCCCCCGTCGCCGCCATGCAGATCATCCCGGCCATCGACCTGCTCGACGGGCAGTGCGTGCGCCTGCACCAGGGCGATTACGACCGGGTCACCCGCTTCAGCGACGATCCGGTGGCCCAGGCCCTCTCCTGGCAGGAGCAGGGGGCCGAACGGCTGCATCTGGTCGACCTCGACGGGGCCCGCAGCGGTCAGCCCATCAACGATGCCGTGGTGCGTGCCATCACCGCCTCCCTGACGATCCCCGTGCAGCTGGGGGGCGGCGTGCGCACGGCGGAGCGGGCCGACGACCTGCTGGCCTGCGGCCTCGATCGGGTCATCCTCGGCACCGTGGCGATCGAGCAGCCGGATCTGGTGCGGCAGCTGGCAGCCCGCCATCCCGGCCGCATCGTGGTGGGCATCGATGCGCGCAACGGCCTGGTGGCCACCCGCGGCTGGATCGAGGACAGCCGCACCCAGGCCACCGAGCTGGCCGCCAGCTTCGAGGGCAGCGGCGTGGCGGCGATCATCAGCACCGACATCGCCACCGACGGCACCCTGGCCGGGCCCAACCTGGAGGCCCTGAGGTCCATGGCCGAAGCCACCTCCCTGCCGGTGATCGCCTCCGGCGGCGTGGGCTCGGTCACCGACCTGCTGGCCCTGCTCAGCCTCGCCCCGCTGGGGGTGGAGGGAGTGATCGTGGGCCGCGCGCTCTACGACGGCAGTGTCGACCTGGGGGAAGCTCTTCAGGCGGTGGGACCCGCGCGGCTGCAGGACCCCCTGGATGCCTCACTCTGCTGATCGGAACAACTCTCAGGGCGGGTTCAAGTCAGCTGCTTGAACCCGCCCCTTAACATAAGGACTAGTTCCGATCCAGTCGTCGTCTCCGTGTCCGTCGCCCTCACCACCACTGACGTGCCGGTGAGTTCCGGAGCGACCCAGTCCCCCGGCGGACGTCCAGCTCAGGCGGGCGGCGAGAACGCTCAGCCGGATCAGGCCCCGTCCGATCTGCGCGCCACGGTGGCCCAGGCGTTCCGGCGCTGCCGTGACCTGGGCATGCGTCTGAGCCGCCAGCGGCGGATGGTGCTGGAACTGCTCTGGAGTGATCGGCGTCACCTCAGCGCCCGCGACATCTTCGAGCGCCTCAATGCCCAGGGCCGCAACATCGGCCACACCTCCGTCTACCAGAACCTCGAGGCCCTGCAGTCCGCTGGTGTGATCGAGTGCCTCGATCGCGCCAGTGGCCGGCTCTATGGCTACCGCAGCGATCCCCACAGTCACCTCACCTGCCTGCAAAGCGGTGAGATCGAGGACCTCGACGTGGTGCTGCCCGAGGAGCTGCTGCAGCAGATCGAGGATCTCACCGGCTACAGCATCGAGTCGTACACCCTCCAGCTCTTCGGCCGCCGCCGGGCCTGATCCGATTCCAGCCCTGGAGTTTCCTTCACGCGCTCGTTACCTTGAGCCCATGTACCGGACCGGCGCGTGACTGAGCCTGCGGGCGCCCCTGGGGTTGCCGGGACCCCCAGGTGCCAGGTGCTGCTGCTGGCTCCGCCCCTGCTGCGCCAGGGCCTGAGCCGCCTGCTCGCGGATGCGAGCCCGCCCTGCCGGGTGGCAGGCGAGGCTGGCGACCTCGAGGGCGCCCCACAGCTGGTGATCTGGAGCCTGGAGGCCCCGATCCATCCCGACACCCTGCTGCTGGAGCTGGAGCGGCTGGACCAGCGCTGGCTGCCGGCCCCCCTGCTCCTGCTGATTCCCGCCCAGCCCGGCTGCAGCAGCGACTGGCTCCTGCAGCTGCCGGCCGCCGGACTTCTGCAGGACCCCGAGCCCGAAGCCCTGCTGGAGGCCGTGAGCACCCTGCTTCAGGGAGGACGGGTGGTGGCCCTGGACGGGGACGGCGGCACCAGTGTGACTGCCGGGTCGGGCAGCGCCTGGGGAGCGGGAACGATGGGGCTCGGCCAGTGGCTGCTGATCAGCGGGCTGCAGCAGATCGATCAGGAGCTGGAACTCGGCCGCCGGCTGCTGGACCCACCCCCGGCCAATCTGCTGCTGCAGCTGATCCTGGAAGGCCGGCAGCGGGAACTGCGCTCCGCTCGGACCCTGCTGATCTGGCTGTGGGGGCCGGTCTCGATGGCCTGGGGAGCCACGGGTCTGCCTCCGGAGCCGAAGAGCCCTGTGCAGGAGCCGCGCCCCCCCAGCGGCGGCAGCACCGCCATCACCCTGCGGCAGCGCACCGCCGTGGCTGTATGGGAGGCGATCCATCAACGGCTGAGCCAGGCCAGCCAGGGCCCGCTGCTGCGCCAGGGCAGCGTCGAGCTGTTCGCCCTGGAGGGACTGAGCCAGGAGCGGCGGAGGGATCTGTTCCTGGCCCTGCTGGCTCAGCTGGATCAGCTGTTGCGGCAGCTGCGCCAGGAGCGCCTGCGCGGCGACGAGCTGCAGGGCCGCTGGCAGACGCTGCAGCCGGAACTGCGCCGACAGGCCCTGCTCCAGATGGCTGGTCCCTACGTGCAATTGCCTCAGCAGGGGAACCTGCTGCCCGTGGCCGACACCCTCACCAGCCAGGGGAGCTTCGATCTCGACGACCCTGATCTCCCTCCCAGCCAGCCGATGCTGGCGGCCCTGATCTCCGCCCAGCCCCTGCTGGTGGACGGACGACTGCTGGCCCCGGACGAACCCCAGGCCCTGCTCTATCTCGAGACCCTGGTGAGCAACTGGGTCATCCGCAGCGCCGAGAGCATCAGCGCCGATGTGCTCGCCTGTTGCGGCGACTGGCCTGAACTGCGCCGCTACCTGCTGGTGAAGGAGCTGATCGCCACCCGCAGCCTGGAGCGCCTGCGCAACCAGCTCAATGCCCAGCAGCGCTGGAGCGAGTGGTTCGAGAAACCGATCCAGCTCTACGAGAGCCAGCGGCGGCTCTACCGCCTCGAGGAGGGAGGAACGATCCGCCCGCTGCTGCTCACCGAACCCCGCGACGAGGAACTGCGCCAGCTGGGCTGGCTGCAGCAGAGCGTCACCCTGGCGCTGGAGGCCCGCGATGCCCTGGCACCGCAACTCCGGGCCCTGCTGCAGCGCGTCGGCGATCTGATCGTTGTGGTGCTCACGCAGGTGATCGGTCGTGCCATCGGCCTGGTGGGGCGCGGCATCCTTCAGGGGCTCGGGCGAGGCATCAGCAGGCCCTGAGCGTCACAATGGCCCCAGCCCCTCTGGTGTTCGGTTGCGCCTTCCTGTCCGCCTCGGCTTCCAAGCCGGTCCCCTCTCCGCCCTCAGAGCCTGTCTGCTCAGCCTGATCCTCGGTGCCTGGCTGCTGCTCGCCCCGGCCTCTCCAGCGGCGGCGGCCCTCACCACCAACAGCTACGACGGCAACATCTATTCGCTCTATGCCGGCAATGGCTCGCTGGTGCCGCCCCGGAGCACCCTGGCCAAGGCGATGGCCGATCACCGCCCGGTGGTGCTGATCTTCTATCTCGATGACAGCGCCGACAGCAAGCAGTTCGCCCCCGTGGTCTCGGAGCTGCAGCGGCTGTGGGGCTCGAGGGTCGAGATCATCCCACTCACCACCGATCTGCTCCAGAACCGGCCCGAGGAAGGCGTCAGCGACCCCGCCCACTACTGGAAAGGCCTGATTCCCCAGGTCGTGGTGCTCGATCCCGCCGGCCGTGTGGTATTCGACGGCAAGGGGCGGGTGAGCAGCGAAGCCATCAGCGCGGCCCTGAGCAAGGCCACCGGGCTCAACCCGGCCGGCAGTGCCGAGACCAGCGCCACCCGCAGCTTCAATGAGCTGAACAGCGAAGTTGTCCCCGCAGGCTGATGACCGTCCAGCCGGAAACCCCGACACGCCGGGAAAGCGACAGTCTCGGTGCCATCCAGGTGCCCGCCGAGCACTACTGGGGGGCCCAGACCCAGCGCTCCCTCCATTTCTTTCCCTTCGGTGAGGCGATGCCGGAGGCGATCGTGCGGGCCTTCGGCCAGCTCAAGGCCGCCTGCGCCGAGGTGAACACCAGCCTGGGTTGCCTCGATCCGGCCCTGGCGGCCCTGATCGTGGCGGCGGCCGAGGACGTGGCCCGCGGCGATCTGGCGGCGGAGTTTCCTCTGCGGGTCTGGCAGACCGGCTCAGGCACCCAGACCAACATGAACGTCAACGAGGTGATCGCCAACCGGGCGATCGAGGCCGCTGGCGGCAAGCTGGGCAGCAAGGCGCCGGTCCATCCCAATGACCACGTCAACCTGAGCCAGTCGAGCAACGACACCTTCCCCACCGCCCTGCACGTTGCGGTGGTGCTGGAACTGGAGAGACGGTTGATTCCCGCCGTGGAGGCGCTGATCACAGCCCTGTATGCCAAGGCGGAGAGGTTTGCAGGGATCATCAAGATCGGCCGCACCCATCTGCAGGATGCTGTGCCGCTCAGCCTGGGCCAGGAGTTCGGCGGCTATGGGGCCCAGCTGAAGCTGGGGCTCGACAGTCTGCGCCACACGCTGCCCCAGGTTCGCCAGCTGGCGATCGGCGGCACGGCAGTGGGCACCGGCCTCAATGCCCCCCCAGGCTTCGGCGAGAAGGTAGCGGCACGGCTGGCCGAACGGATCGGCCTGCCGTTCAACAGCGCACCGAACAAGTTCCAGGCCCTGGCGGGCCATGAACCCCTGGCGGCGACCCATGGCGCCCTCACGGTGCTGGCCGGAAGCCTGCTGAAGATCGCCAACGACATCCGCTGGCTCGGCAGCGGACCCCGCTGTGGGCTGGGCGAGTTGATCTTGCCGGAGAACGAACCTGGCTCCTCGATCATGCCGGGCAAGGTGAATCCCACCCAGTGCGAAAGCCTCACGATGGTGGCCGTACAGGTGATGGGCAACAACAGCGCTGTGCAGATGGCGGCCAGCCAGGGCAACTTCGAGCTCAATGTGTTCAAGCCGCTGATCGCCCACAACGTGCTGGAGAGCATCGAGCTGCTCACCGGCGGCTGTACCAGCTTTCGCAAGCACTGCATTGAAGGGCTCGAGGCCAATGAGAGTCGCATCAGTGATCTGCTGGATCAGAGCCTGATGCTGGTGACTGCCCTCACCCCGGCGATCGGCTACGACCGCGCCTGCGCCATCGCCAAACATGCCCACGAGCACCGGCTGAGCCTCAAGGAAGCGGCCCTGGTGCTCGGCGAGATCAGCGCCGAGGAGTTCGATCGGTGGGTGAAACCGGACGCAATGGTGTGAACCACTGTTGCGGGTCAGGGATCGTCACACTCAAGGAGTGACTGGGCCATCAAGACTGCACCACCACGAAGACCCTGGCTGCCGAGCATCGGTTGATCGATGGCCAGGAGTTCAGGCGGAGGCCGATTGGGAGAACATCATCAAGGAAGGCAACCGCTCGCCACCCCACGATCTGGACTTCGACCATGGCCCCAGGTGCCACATTCCTCTCAGCGGGCCCACCCTCAACAGTGCCTTCACCAACTGCTATTGGCTGCATCACCTGGTGGGGGCATATATTTATTTGACTACAACTCGAAGGACTAAGCAGAGGGAGAGTCGCACTGCATCTGTACAATTCTCCCCCTACTGGAATTTCTTGATTCAGGGCAGAAGGCATTTACCGTTGAGTTCGGCTTTGAAGCCAACATGGGGATGCATGTGCTCGACCGGAAGTTGCTGAGACAGCCATTTTGCGGAAGAATGCAAGCAGATATTACCTGATGGCACTATTGAATGTGACGCCGCTTCCCGACATTGACCCGCGCTGAAGCTGCCTATTCTAAAACTGCAAGAAGCGCTCAATCCAGCATCCGAAATTCGCAGATTGCCGAAAAAGATCATTACACCCAATTGCAAACGCATTCCACCTGGACGTACTGATCGATGCCGACAACGCTCAGACGCCAGTGATCTGCGAACTGCTGGCGGAGGTGGCCCTGATCATCGACGGCATGGATCTGCTGCATGGCGGCCGGGTGAACGGCTTCTGCCTGGTGTCCTCCCACAACGACTTCACACGACTGGCCACCCGCAACCGTGAGGCGGGGCTGGCGGTCTACGCCTACGGCGTGAAGAAGACGCCCAAACCCTTCGTGGCCGCCTGCGACAAATTCATCTACACAGAGATCCTGCGCAAGGCTCTTTCTCCTGGGCGCCATTGCTGCAGTGAGCCAGGAGGACGGATGGGCGCCTCTGAGCACTGTGGGCAACCAGCAGATCAAGAACGACCCCTCCTTCGACCCCCGCAACTTCGGCTTACGCAAGCTGAGCGAACTGGTGAAGGCCCAGACCTACCTGGTGGTGAAGGAAGTGCCGATCGCGGCGGGTACCCAGTTGACCGGCGACCGCTAAAAGTGGAGTAGGTGCTTAACTCCCCAGGATATTGATCGCTCGAGCAGCGATCGTTGCGATCGTCACCAGCGAGATCACGCTCTCCAGCATCATCAGCCCCATGGCCCGGGCCGTGAGCGGTATGGCACCGGTAGGGCTGAAGGCGGTGGCTGTCGAGAAGCCCAGGAACAGATAGTCGATGAAGGTGGGCCGCCATTCGGGCGGCACCGAGTCGGGAACCCCCTCCTGCGGGAAGAACCAGTCGGCGCGGGTGGGCAGGCGGTTGAGCCGCGCCTCCGGTCCAGCGCGATCAACATGCCAGAACGCCAGCGAGAAGCTGACGATGTTGGTGAACCAGATGACAACACCCGAGGCGAGCAGTTCAAGGGCGCTGAGTTCCGCCCCACCGAACACCATCACCTCGACCAGGATCGTCACATTGGCGATAGTCATGAGGATCAGAATCACCACGACCAGCCAGAGGACTGTGCGTTCGATCCGTAACCAGGGAGCCTGACCGCCCGTCACACCGACGGCGACCATCGGGGTCAACGCTGCCGCCATCAGCAGGACAGACAACCCCACCGGAAAGAGGTGGAAACGGTTGGGGCTGCCCACCAGCAGAAGCGTCATCACCAGAACCGCCAGACCGGCCGGCCAGCGCGGCTCGATCCGCGGCGATCGGCTCATTGCCGCGCCATGGCCAACTGGATCGCCACGGCCGGATCGATGCGGTGTTCCAGGCTCTCGGCCACGTCATCGATCGCCAGCTGCACCCCCTTGACCCGGCCATTGAAGGCATTGCCGCGCGGTCCATAGTCTTCCGACACCGGTGCGCCACTGTCCTCGCCGATGTCGCAACCGTCATCGGCGGAGAAGACCATCGCCAGAGTGGCGCCGATCTGGCCTGCGCCCACCGTCGTGCCATCGGTGAAGAGCGTGACGGTGCCGCCCTTGCCCAGACCGCCGCCGGCGTAGGAGAACTCCATCCGCACCTGGTGTTCACCAGCAGGGATGGGCGACTCCCCCTCCACATAGAACCGCTGGAAGCCTCCCCAGTTGTAGCAGTACTTGAGTTTCCCCCCTTTGGCATACAGGCTCCAGCCGCCGATGTTGGCGCCTTGGGAGATGATCACCCCCTCGGCACCGTTTTCCGACACAACGATTTCGGCCGTGACCGAGTGGGATTTGTTTTTGATGTTGAGAACGCAATTCTCCGACAGGCGGCCCATGCCACCGAACAGCAGTTGCGTCTTGCCCTTGATCAGGATCGGGCGGCCAGCCGTGTCGGGGTTGATCCTCTCGATCAACCGATCATCGATCGGCAGCACCTTGTAGCGCGTGGCCTCGATCAACCAGAGGCGCTGCAGTTCGTGCAGTTTCTGCGGCATTTCCATGGCAAGATCCTTGGCCTGGCTCCAGTCTTTACTCGTGTCGTAGAGCTCCCAGACGTCGTCATCAAGGGCAGGCGGAGCAGCCTGCACCCAGGGTGTGGAGTGGTGGGTCACGGCCGTCCATCCCTTGTGATAGATGCCGCGGTTGCCAAACATCTCGAAATACTGGGTTTCGTGCCGCTCAGCGGCGCCCGGATCATCGAAGGCGTAAAGCATGCTCACCCCTTCGATCGGATCCTGCTGGATTCCAT from Synechococcus sp. CBW1107 encodes the following:
- a CDS encoding CDP-alcohol phosphatidyltransferase family protein, which codes for MTPSASESSGGRSAVPRARRLADALTVARAFLGLPLLLALGAGQAGLGWALLLLAGFSDWADGWLARRSGGGSVWGARLDPLTDKILISAPLLWLAREGTLPLWAVWLLLARELLISGWRAGQASGAPASAAGKAKTVLQFTALLLLLWPLTWPLASGLRSLGWWLFWPSLLLALSSGASYLRAGLSRPAGPDRS
- a CDS encoding OST-HTH/LOTUS domain-containing protein encodes the protein MSQEDGWAPLSTVGNQQIKNDPSFDPRNFGLRKLSELVKAQTYLVVKEVPIAAGTQLTGDR
- the fumC gene encoding class II fumarate hydratase codes for the protein MTVQPETPTRRESDSLGAIQVPAEHYWGAQTQRSLHFFPFGEAMPEAIVRAFGQLKAACAEVNTSLGCLDPALAALIVAAAEDVARGDLAAEFPLRVWQTGSGTQTNMNVNEVIANRAIEAAGGKLGSKAPVHPNDHVNLSQSSNDTFPTALHVAVVLELERRLIPAVEALITALYAKAERFAGIIKIGRTHLQDAVPLSLGQEFGGYGAQLKLGLDSLRHTLPQVRQLAIGGTAVGTGLNAPPGFGEKVAARLAERIGLPFNSAPNKFQALAGHEPLAATHGALTVLAGSLLKIANDIRWLGSGPRCGLGELILPENEPGSSIMPGKVNPTQCESLTMVAVQVMGNNSAVQMAASQGNFELNVFKPLIAHNVLESIELLTGGCTSFRKHCIEGLEANESRISDLLDQSLMLVTALTPAIGYDRACAIAKHAHEHRLSLKEAALVLGEISAEEFDRWVKPDAMV
- a CDS encoding thylakoid membrane photosystem I accumulation factor, translating into MRLPVRLGFQAGPLSALRACLLSLILGAWLLLAPASPAAAALTTNSYDGNIYSLYAGNGSLVPPRSTLAKAMADHRPVVLIFYLDDSADSKQFAPVVSELQRLWGSRVEIIPLTTDLLQNRPEEGVSDPAHYWKGLIPQVVVLDPAGRVVFDGKGRVSSEAISAALSKATGLNPAGSAETSATRSFNELNSEVVPAG
- a CDS encoding Fur family transcriptional regulator produces the protein MRATVAQAFRRCRDLGMRLSRQRRMVLELLWSDRRHLSARDIFERLNAQGRNIGHTSVYQNLEALQSAGVIECLDRASGRLYGYRSDPHSHLTCLQSGEIEDLDVVLPEELLQQIEDLTGYSIESYTLQLFGRRRA
- a CDS encoding DUF3685 domain-containing protein, translating into MTEPAGAPGVAGTPRCQVLLLAPPLLRQGLSRLLADASPPCRVAGEAGDLEGAPQLVIWSLEAPIHPDTLLLELERLDQRWLPAPLLLLIPAQPGCSSDWLLQLPAAGLLQDPEPEALLEAVSTLLQGGRVVALDGDGGTSVTAGSGSAWGAGTMGLGQWLLISGLQQIDQELELGRRLLDPPPANLLLQLILEGRQRELRSARTLLIWLWGPVSMAWGATGLPPEPKSPVQEPRPPSGGSTAITLRQRTAVAVWEAIHQRLSQASQGPLLRQGSVELFALEGLSQERRRDLFLALLAQLDQLLRQLRQERLRGDELQGRWQTLQPELRRQALLQMAGPYVQLPQQGNLLPVADTLTSQGSFDLDDPDLPPSQPMLAALISAQPLLVDGRLLAPDEPQALLYLETLVSNWVIRSAESISADVLACCGDWPELRRYLLVKELIATRSLERLRNQLNAQQRWSEWFEKPIQLYESQRRLYRLEEGGTIRPLLLTEPRDEELRQLGWLQQSVTLALEARDALAPQLRALLQRVGDLIVVVLTQVIGRAIGLVGRGILQGLGRGISRP
- a CDS encoding Coq4 family protein — encoded protein: MPRWTELLRSVNNLKLLAAIGRSGGDLHSVADLVDNMLESPQMDACVRRFRSVPGGAEMMDQRYPPLQPDIERMIQMPAGSLGHGYGQLIRELNYDPDFFRPRPIDTEARWLTQRIATTHDIHHVVTGFGTGTVGENGVLMITANQIGFPAYVLLNSAAQLSSFRQQSTQRPVQLDFEQLSAALAQAMAIAWARASCLAAVRWEEGWERPVQSWREELGILEPADDAPYGLTLLAPAL
- the hisA gene encoding 1-(5-phosphoribosyl)-5-[(5-phosphoribosylamino)methylideneamino]imidazole-4-carboxamide isomerase, encoding MQIIPAIDLLDGQCVRLHQGDYDRVTRFSDDPVAQALSWQEQGAERLHLVDLDGARSGQPINDAVVRAITASLTIPVQLGGGVRTAERADDLLACGLDRVILGTVAIEQPDLVRQLAARHPGRIVVGIDARNGLVATRGWIEDSRTQATELAASFEGSGVAAIISTDIATDGTLAGPNLEALRSMAEATSLPVIASGGVGSVTDLLALLSLAPLGVEGVIVGRALYDGSVDLGEALQAVGPARLQDPLDASLC
- a CDS encoding CBS domain-containing protein, encoding MSTPVLSVTPTTPLQEAVKLMSDHHISGLPVLDEEGALIAELSEQDLMVRESGFDAGPYVMLLDAVIYLRNPLDWDKQVHQVLGNTVGDVMSRHPHSCSSDVSLAAAAKLLHDRSTQRLFVRDGETVVGVLTRGDVVRALAAEG
- a CDS encoding NAD-dependent epimerase/dehydratase family protein; translated protein: MQILVMGGTRFIGKPLVAQLLAAGHELTLFTRGRQPLPEGVEHLSGDRSDPAALEPLRGRAFDVIIDSSGRSGADSQAVVERTGAPSHRFVYVSSAGVYADSELWPLDENAATDPASRHAGKLDTESWLRQQAIPFTSFRPTYIYGPGNYNPVESWFFDRIVHGRPVPLPGDGTTITQLGHVSDLATAMARCLDVEAAANRIYNCSGAKGVTFRGLVAAAARACGVEPEAVEIRSFDPSGLDKKARKAFPLRLAHFLTDIHRVQRELAWSPAFDLDAGLADSYSNDYALRGATTPDFSSDQALLAG